One genomic region from Spirosoma sp. KCTC 42546 encodes:
- a CDS encoding DUF3140 domain-containing protein has translation MATAILTDSDKKEIRQTFDEVVNMSASEIESWLQTDESKSVGQTKEGESESIGHKSGKRIIEILGTKASELTDNDYAHMEKVISYVKRHSAQQPKHVADSNWAYSLKNWGHDPTTKK, from the coding sequence ATGGCAACAGCAATCCTTACAGATTCAGACAAAAAAGAAATTCGACAAACGTTTGATGAGGTTGTCAATATGTCGGCTTCTGAGATTGAAAGCTGGCTCCAAACTGATGAGTCCAAGTCTGTTGGGCAAACAAAAGAGGGAGAAAGCGAATCGATTGGCCATAAATCGGGTAAACGCATCATTGAAATTCTGGGTACAAAAGCGAGCGAGTTAACGGATAACGATTATGCTCATATGGAGAAGGTTATCAGTTATGTAAAGCGCCATAGTGCACAGCAACCAAAGCATGTAGCCGATTCGAATTGGGCCTATTCGCTAAAAAACTGGGGGCATGACCCTACAACCAAAAAATAA
- a CDS encoding four-helix bundle copper-binding protein gives MIWKKNIYDSLTSCATLCNEFATECSNAEDIESRYRSIFLNLDCADMCRNLAMLYVRGSENARLLAKACIEVCEKCAQEVSQFNTERSQQVFAMCQQTICSCVNIIDMGYQTDIEAQNPAVTPASLFYGIDLRETLYN, from the coding sequence ATGATCTGGAAGAAAAACATTTACGATTCGTTAACAAGCTGTGCAACTTTGTGTAATGAGTTTGCTACAGAATGTTCCAATGCAGAAGACATAGAGAGCCGGTATCGGAGTATTTTTCTAAACCTGGATTGTGCCGATATGTGCCGTAACCTGGCCATGCTATATGTTCGTGGTTCTGAAAATGCACGGCTACTGGCAAAAGCTTGTATTGAAGTATGTGAAAAATGTGCTCAGGAGGTAAGTCAGTTTAATACAGAGCGTAGCCAACAGGTGTTTGCTATGTGTCAGCAAACGATTTGTAGCTGTGTGAATATTATTGATATGGGCTATCAGACAGATATTGAAGCGCAAAACCCAGCCGTTACGCCAGCTTCTCTGTTCTATGGTATTGATCTGCGCGAAACACTTTATAATTAA
- the glgX gene encoding glycogen debranching protein GlgX, whose product MSKQSNTNSFSESIQSKPGKPYPLGATYDGEGVNFTLFSENATAVYLCLYDAADPSHETARIPLAERTDLVWHIYLDGLQPGQLYGFRVDGPYEPQAGHFFNPNKLLLDPYARAINAPVNHNDAWLAYDYTKPTSSEEGTDEYLVMSQEDSGPTMPKSVVVDTAFDWEDDAAPATPLHRSVIYEMHVKGFTHLHPTIEESIRGTYAGLGTPEVTDYLKKLGITAVELLPVHQFTDESYWGYNSIGFFAPQNTYSSSGMAGQQVAEFKQMVKNLHKAGIEVILDVVYNHTAEGNQLGPLLSFKGIDNRIYYHQVGDTPEYYMDYTGTGNTFNLSHPRVLQLVMDSLRYWVTDMHIDGFRFDLASALIRTDEEFGSVSSFLDTVAQDPILAQVKLIAEPWDIQSYHVGGFPVRWSEWNGKYRDTLRAFWKGDDGKAAETATRLLGSPDLYADDGRSPANSINLITAHDGFTLNDLVSYNDKHNEANGEDNRDGSNDNMSWNCGVEGPTDDPAINDLRERQKRNFLTTMLLSQGTPMIVMGDECGRTQHGNNNGYNQDSEISWMDWHWNENQQALFEFTSQLTALRQAVPLLSRRRFFGSEQVAYLRPDGDEMTSDDLHNPNTHCLALFIDGLRVSEQTEDGQDIGDEQLIWILNAYWEDIPFMLPKIGRKSSSWEVIVDTFTGQVNPTIEPTKGGKSINVPARSSILLRLK is encoded by the coding sequence ATGAGTAAACAATCTAACACAAATTCATTTTCAGAATCAATTCAATCCAAACCCGGTAAGCCCTATCCACTGGGTGCTACGTATGATGGCGAAGGTGTTAATTTCACCCTATTTAGCGAAAATGCTACCGCCGTCTATCTATGTCTTTACGACGCTGCTGACCCCAGTCATGAAACGGCTCGAATTCCACTTGCCGAACGCACCGATCTTGTCTGGCATATTTATCTTGATGGACTACAACCGGGTCAACTCTATGGGTTCCGGGTTGATGGTCCTTACGAACCACAGGCAGGTCATTTTTTCAATCCAAATAAGCTCCTGCTTGATCCTTACGCCCGTGCCATAAATGCACCCGTGAACCATAATGATGCCTGGCTGGCTTATGATTATACCAAACCAACATCGAGCGAAGAAGGTACGGACGAGTACCTGGTGATGAGTCAGGAGGATAGCGGTCCCACAATGCCCAAAAGTGTGGTAGTAGATACAGCGTTTGATTGGGAAGATGATGCCGCTCCGGCCACTCCGCTGCACCGTTCCGTTATTTACGAAATGCACGTAAAAGGATTCACTCACCTGCATCCTACCATCGAGGAGTCGATTCGGGGTACGTATGCAGGCTTAGGCACCCCAGAAGTAACAGATTATCTAAAAAAACTGGGTATCACAGCGGTGGAGCTTTTGCCTGTACATCAGTTCACCGACGAAAGCTATTGGGGCTATAACAGCATTGGCTTCTTCGCTCCCCAGAACACGTACTCATCATCTGGTATGGCCGGACAGCAGGTTGCTGAGTTCAAACAGATGGTAAAGAACCTGCACAAAGCGGGTATTGAGGTGATTCTGGATGTTGTTTACAACCACACTGCCGAAGGCAACCAATTAGGACCACTGCTCTCGTTCAAAGGCATTGACAACCGGATTTACTATCACCAGGTTGGCGACACGCCAGAATACTACATGGACTACACCGGCACGGGTAATACGTTTAACCTGAGCCATCCTCGCGTATTGCAGTTAGTAATGGATAGCCTCCGCTATTGGGTAACGGACATGCACATTGATGGATTCCGGTTCGATTTAGCCTCAGCGCTGATTCGTACCGACGAAGAATTCGGTAGTGTTTCTTCGTTCCTGGATACCGTAGCCCAGGACCCTATACTGGCCCAGGTTAAACTCATTGCTGAACCCTGGGACATTCAGTCGTACCATGTTGGCGGATTCCCGGTTCGCTGGTCGGAGTGGAATGGCAAGTATCGGGATACGCTCCGGGCATTCTGGAAAGGGGACGATGGTAAGGCTGCGGAAACAGCTACTCGCTTATTAGGTAGCCCTGACCTATACGCCGATGATGGTCGTTCGCCAGCCAATAGCATCAATCTGATTACAGCACACGATGGGTTTACACTCAACGATCTGGTTAGTTATAACGACAAGCACAACGAGGCCAATGGCGAAGATAACCGCGATGGTTCCAACGATAACATGAGCTGGAACTGCGGTGTTGAAGGGCCTACCGATGATCCAGCGATTAACGATCTCCGTGAACGCCAGAAGCGTAATTTTCTGACCACGATGCTACTCAGCCAGGGTACACCCATGATTGTAATGGGTGATGAGTGTGGCCGAACCCAGCACGGTAACAACAATGGCTACAATCAGGACAGCGAAATTAGCTGGATGGATTGGCACTGGAACGAGAACCAACAAGCACTGTTTGAGTTCACCAGTCAACTTACCGCCCTGCGTCAGGCTGTTCCTCTGTTGAGTCGGCGCCGTTTCTTTGGTAGTGAGCAAGTAGCCTATCTACGTCCGGATGGCGACGAAATGACCAGTGACGATCTACACAATCCCAATACGCACTGTTTGGCTCTTTTTATTGATGGGCTTCGCGTATCGGAACAAACCGAAGATGGTCAGGACATTGGGGATGAGCAGTTAATCTGGATCTTGAACGCTTATTGGGAAGATATTCCATTTATGCTTCCGAAAATTGGCCGTAAAAGTTCGTCCTGGGAAGTGATTGTTGATACGTTTACGGGACAAGTCAACCCAACGATTGAGCCAACTAAAGGTGGCAAATCCATTAATGTGCCGGCACGTTCTTCGATCTTGTTACGGCTAAAATAA
- a CDS encoding pyridoxamine 5'-phosphate oxidase family protein — protein sequence METTEHINKPLEKVRDMIEDIRIAMMTTVDEQGNLVSRPMAALQVDEDGTIWFFTKRSSPKVDQIDNNDQRVNLSFASVSDADYVSVSGKAQEFNDQAKVDELWNPQAKAWFPEGKDDPELTLLKVHIDMAEYWSASDSRMIRFIQQANAAITGNPPKMGENEKIYN from the coding sequence ATGGAAACTACAGAACACATTAACAAACCCCTGGAAAAGGTGCGCGATATGATCGAAGACATTCGTATCGCCATGATGACAACCGTTGATGAACAGGGTAATTTAGTAAGCAGACCCATGGCTGCTTTACAGGTAGATGAAGATGGGACCATCTGGTTTTTTACCAAGCGATCTTCGCCTAAGGTCGATCAGATTGATAACAACGATCAACGGGTAAATCTGTCGTTTGCATCCGTTAGCGATGCTGATTATGTATCTGTATCAGGTAAAGCGCAAGAGTTTAACGATCAGGCTAAAGTGGATGAACTCTGGAATCCACAGGCAAAAGCCTGGTTTCCTGAGGGGAAAGACGACCCGGAATTAACGCTGCTGAAAGTGCACATCGACATGGCTGAATACTGGAGTGCCAGCGATAGCCGAATGATTCGGTTCATTCAGCAGGCCAATGCAGCCATAACTGGCAACCCGCCCAAGATGGGAGAGAACGAAAAGATTTACAATTGA
- a CDS encoding PA2169 family four-helix-bundle protein — MNVKETRTEILEQLSQLLTLSHDAEKGYQEASENVDDNELKTLLLAQSRQRAEFAQELDREIRALGGEADNGTSLTADLHRAWINIKSTFSTNDDKAVVQECHRGDQEALNTYNAVLQETDLVASTRELLLRQKQSIDSANSTMARLALVV, encoded by the coding sequence ATGAATGTAAAAGAAACCCGAACAGAAATCCTCGAACAACTAAGCCAATTACTTACGCTTAGCCATGATGCAGAAAAAGGGTATCAGGAAGCCTCCGAGAATGTAGACGATAACGAACTTAAAACGTTGCTTCTGGCTCAGTCACGCCAGCGCGCAGAGTTTGCTCAGGAATTAGATCGTGAAATACGGGCCTTAGGCGGAGAAGCCGACAACGGTACCAGCTTAACCGCTGACTTACATCGGGCCTGGATCAATATCAAATCGACATTTTCTACAAATGACGATAAAGCCGTAGTACAGGAGTGTCACCGGGGTGATCAGGAAGCTCTGAATACCTATAACGCTGTATTACAGGAAACAGACTTAGTTGCCAGTACTCGCGAATTGCTGCTTCGCCAGAAACAGAGTATCGACTCGGCCAATTCAACAATGGCCCGTCTGGCCTTGGTAGTGTAG
- a CDS encoding DUF2188 domain-containing protein, which yields MWSITHFPAAMRSLNPTTRAKAIEIANQLLEQGQLDKQHVILMSVEEARRWARCESSNREWAVRNIQQYA from the coding sequence ATGTGGTCTATCACTCACTTTCCGGCGGCCATGCGGTCATTAAATCCCACTACTCGGGCAAAGGCAATTGAGATTGCAAATCAACTGCTGGAACAAGGGCAGTTAGATAAGCAACATGTCATCCTGATGAGTGTTGAGGAGGCCCGTCGGTGGGCTCGTTGTGAGAGTTCCAACCGGGAGTGGGCAGTCAGAAACATACAGCAATACGCCTAA
- a CDS encoding hybrid sensor histidine kinase/response regulator encodes MIPAPLDVAEKKETIRILLIEDDEDDYLLTKALVSVRENSSIKLDWVDSYDRGLAAIDTGQYDVYLVDYRLGPYTGIDLIQEAFRMGCRAPMILLTGQDDLTVDQSALELGAADYLVKGRIDAQLLGRSIRYALRQASVLAEVAQKENKYRTLFERSIDAIFVANDELRFQDANSSVEQLLGYSRDELRHLNPARLFADLNHLRNLRFNVREHGQIKDFETTLIHRNGRKRVCLISVWAVEDMIGHPEWYQGIVRDITDQKRAQQDLILAEKLTMTGKIARSIAHEVRNPLTNLSLALEQLKDELDTDNEYVTMFTDIIGRNVDRIGQLITEMLNSSKPRDLDRKKQDFNGVVKETLQLVSDRIKLKRMRLETNFTTDDGQALLDRDQVKTALLNILVNAVEAMEEGKGVLSVRTTCTDNNRVCVEVSDNGGGISEADRQRLFDPFFTGKSGGMGLGLTATQNIINSHKGSIEVESKVATGTTFRLFFPK; translated from the coding sequence ATGATACCTGCCCCACTCGATGTTGCCGAAAAAAAGGAAACGATTCGTATTCTTCTCATTGAAGATGACGAAGATGATTACTTGCTTACCAAAGCCTTAGTTTCTGTCAGAGAAAATTCGTCCATTAAACTCGACTGGGTAGATAGCTATGATCGGGGTCTGGCAGCTATTGATACGGGACAATACGATGTGTATCTAGTCGATTACCGACTGGGCCCGTATACAGGTATTGATTTGATTCAGGAAGCATTTCGGATGGGTTGCCGGGCCCCAATGATTCTGCTTACCGGCCAGGATGATCTGACCGTAGACCAGTCGGCACTTGAATTGGGAGCCGCCGACTATTTAGTGAAAGGGCGAATTGATGCCCAACTCCTTGGGCGTAGTATCCGATATGCGCTCCGACAGGCGAGTGTACTTGCCGAAGTTGCTCAGAAAGAAAATAAATACCGAACCCTGTTTGAACGGTCAATCGATGCCATTTTTGTGGCTAATGATGAACTTCGATTTCAGGACGCCAACTCCTCCGTTGAACAGTTATTAGGGTACAGTCGTGACGAACTCCGACACCTGAATCCCGCTCGCCTTTTTGCTGATCTGAATCACCTGCGTAATCTGCGGTTTAACGTCCGCGAGCATGGTCAAATCAAAGATTTCGAAACCACACTAATTCACCGAAACGGCCGTAAACGGGTTTGCCTGATCTCCGTTTGGGCGGTCGAGGATATGATTGGGCATCCAGAGTGGTACCAGGGAATTGTGCGTGACATTACAGATCAGAAACGGGCTCAACAGGATCTGATCCTGGCCGAAAAACTGACTATGACCGGCAAAATTGCCCGCAGTATTGCCCATGAGGTGCGTAATCCACTTACTAACCTTAGCCTGGCTCTTGAACAGCTTAAAGATGAACTGGATACAGACAATGAGTATGTAACCATGTTTACGGATATCATTGGGCGCAATGTGGACCGTATTGGGCAACTCATTACAGAAATGCTCAATTCATCGAAACCCCGCGATCTGGATCGGAAAAAGCAGGATTTTAATGGCGTTGTTAAAGAAACGTTACAGCTCGTTAGCGACCGGATCAAACTGAAACGGATGCGACTCGAAACGAATTTCACGACCGACGACGGCCAGGCATTACTAGACCGCGATCAGGTAAAAACGGCGTTGCTGAATATTTTAGTCAACGCAGTAGAAGCTATGGAAGAAGGAAAGGGTGTGCTTTCGGTACGAACGACCTGTACGGATAACAATCGGGTATGTGTAGAGGTGAGCGATAATGGAGGAGGGATTAGTGAAGCAGATAGACAACGCCTTTTCGATCCGTTCTTTACCGGGAAATCGGGGGGGATGGGATTGGGATTAACCGCTACACAAAATATCATCAATAGCCACAAGGGATCAATTGAAGTGGAAAGTAAGGTGGCTACTGGAACTACATTTCGACTGTTTTTTCCAAAATAA
- a CDS encoding response regulator, whose product MHRRLTSMTILIADDDTDDRLFMDKALRQSGYTQNVQFVEDGEELMEYLRREGRYNEDNAPWPNLLILDLNMPRKNGFQALNEIKDDPKLRRLPVVVMTTSSADEDVLKTYNLGVNSFVTKPFNFNRLVEMVGALKTYWIDTVKLP is encoded by the coding sequence ATGCACCGTAGACTTACATCCATGACCATTCTAATTGCAGACGATGATACAGATGACCGCCTGTTTATGGATAAGGCACTTCGTCAGAGTGGTTATACGCAAAATGTTCAGTTTGTTGAAGATGGTGAAGAGTTAATGGAATATCTACGTCGGGAGGGTCGTTATAACGAAGACAATGCTCCTTGGCCTAATTTATTGATTTTAGATCTGAACATGCCTCGTAAGAATGGCTTTCAGGCCCTTAATGAGATAAAGGATGATCCTAAACTACGGCGTTTACCCGTGGTCGTGATGACTACATCCTCAGCCGACGAAGACGTACTGAAAACCTATAATCTCGGCGTTAATTCATTTGTAACAAAGCCATTCAATTTTAACCGCTTGGTCGAAATGGTTGGGGCTTTAAAAACATACTGGATAGATACCGTTAAATTGCCATAA
- a CDS encoding DUF3891 family protein codes for MIVSQTDTGWQIINQQAHGLLAVQLALHWRVDKRPSRWIETVTALTEHDDGQNPWEGRNHLTAAGTPLHFELLEYSVEQCQQMIQIGLQKSRWNALLMSMHTSFLYESKRGTDKALDVFLDQQMTNQTKWRKESKATKAETDYAYAFLQWCDALSLVLCLNQVPHEERRLEVSKGPDDLSYYIHQRADGTLSLDPWPFEGPQVTVHVETFCLDQVVFKNDKQLYNALQDSPVSVKEWTFKEHD; via the coding sequence ATGATTGTTTCCCAAACAGATACGGGCTGGCAAATTATTAACCAGCAGGCACATGGTTTACTGGCCGTACAACTGGCCCTGCATTGGCGAGTAGATAAACGACCCAGCCGCTGGATTGAAACAGTAACGGCGCTAACAGAGCACGATGATGGCCAGAATCCCTGGGAAGGCCGTAACCATCTGACAGCGGCAGGTACACCACTTCATTTTGAACTACTAGAGTATTCGGTAGAGCAATGTCAGCAAATGATTCAGATCGGTCTGCAAAAAAGCCGCTGGAATGCGCTGCTCATGTCTATGCACACGTCTTTTCTGTACGAATCGAAACGCGGTACCGATAAGGCATTGGATGTATTTCTTGACCAGCAGATGACGAACCAGACCAAGTGGCGGAAGGAATCGAAAGCCACAAAAGCAGAAACCGATTATGCCTATGCGTTTCTTCAATGGTGTGATGCGCTATCCCTTGTGCTCTGCCTGAATCAGGTACCTCATGAAGAGCGACGTTTAGAAGTCAGCAAAGGACCAGATGACTTATCGTATTACATTCATCAACGCGCTGATGGAACATTGAGCCTGGACCCCTGGCCATTTGAGGGGCCTCAGGTTACTGTTCATGTTGAAACGTTTTGCCTGGATCAGGTAGTTTTTAAAAATGACAAACAGCTCTATAATGCGCTACAGGACTCTCCTGTTAGTGTAAAAGAGTGGACGTTTAAAGAACATGATTAG